A single region of the Halichondria panicea chromosome 10, odHalPani1.1, whole genome shotgun sequence genome encodes:
- the LOC135343126 gene encoding sulfhydryl oxidase 1-like — MSPPAVLLAMVPVLLMLALPALADTCALYDPPTPGIHCFQGNALDRAVTSSKTLWMIEFYSSWCGHCQHFAPVMKEIGAELKAWSSTFKLGVVECTGSKDSQKACDRNKVQAYPTLKFFSANDPSPLEHSRTLQGARSKDYILKTIINEIDKASVVQHFSPVTDGGLLSVSEDSWIPLVFVFEKNNSYVGRRLILDFLDSHNIVMVRRVLDTNVLMMKHYSVLELPSLVIEMNKGDHHVVSGHILKDKDPYVVFKKVILKYMDSLKSAPKVRGHKPTPKSYPHNPSPSPHYTPVKINRVHRSDLLSAVSYALRSEVPIHSIISGSAYSSLLRFIGLLEKAFETPFPVASQCLQGVRKAVEKQSTGSFVTRTDWNRVIDTKLDDRVFPVTPHWTKCNGSLSHLRGYPCGLWMLMHTLTVLTLPLPQTTPTLTASGISSKEALRTLSSFVYNFLSCEPCRKHFEKMSSDITSKLHHDGDAILWLWEAHNVVNHRLRGAVSSDPYYPKSLFPEAKTCPYCYHPMGHVTLDHAQPNFSNTGFLAGESLLENSSATNDVDFVWNRTAVLLYLWNFYHLDQHTKTMFDEKLSPPLMVKPADIVKAAWPRKMTNTAQLHHKYYGRQQLLSERIGFTSIDSGICVMSYMMCFAFLGIAAYWLYNRKRYRKKFF, encoded by the exons ATGTCTCCCCCGGCTGTTCTCCTAGCAATGGTGCCGGTGCTGCTCATGCTTGCCCTTCCCGCCCTCGCAGATACATGTGCTCTGTATGACCCACCTACCCCCGGGATACATTGTTTCCAAGGAAACGCACTCGACAGAGCTGTCACCTCGAGCAAGACACTCTGGATGATTGAGTTTTACTCGAGTTGGTGTGGCCACTGTCAACATTTTGCCCCTGTCATGAAGGAGATAGGGGCGGAGTTGAAGGCGTGGTCTTCTACGTTCAAACTAGGGGTGGTTGAGTGCACTGGATCAAAAGACAGCCAGAAGGCCTGTGATAGGAATAAAGTACAGGCTTATCCCACTCTGAAG TTTTTTAGCGCGAATGACCCCAGTCCACTGGAGCACTCCCGTACACTACAAG GTGCCAGAAGCAAGGATTATATTCTCAAGACAATCATCAACGAGATTGATAAAGCCTCTGTAGTGCAACACTTCTCTCCTGTCAC TGATGGTGGACTATTGTCTGTGTCTGAGGACTCTTGGATACCCTTAGTGTTTGTGTTTGAGAAGAACAACTCTTACGTGGGAAGGAGG CTGATACTGGACTTCCTCGACTCCCACAATATTGTCATGGTGAGAAGAGTCCTCGACACCAAT GTGTTGATGATGAAGCACTACTCTGTACTGGAGTTGCCCTCCCTGGTGATAGAAATGAACAAAGGAGACCATCACGTCGTGTCAGG CCATATTCTCAAAGACAAAGATCCATATGTGGTTTTCAAGAAGGTGATTCTCAAGTATATGGACTCGCTTAAATCTGCCCCCAAGGTTCGCGGTCACAAGCCTACACCGAAGTCGTACCCACATAACCCTAGCCCCTCCCCTCACTACACCCCCGTCAAAATTAACAG AGTCCACCGCAGTGACCTCCTCAGTGCCGTGTCATACGCCCTCAGGAGTGAGGTACCTATCCATTCCATCATCTCGGGCTCCGCCTACTCCTCCCTACTCCGGTTTATCGGTCTACTGGAGAAG GCATTTGAGACCCCCTTCCCTGTGGCCTCACAGTGCCTACAGGGAGTGAGAAAGGCTGTGGAGAAACAGAGCACAGGGAGCTTCGTCACCAGGACTGACTGGAACAGGGTCATTGACACTAAG cttGATGACAGGGTGTTCCCCGTCACTCCTCATTGGACGAAATGCAACGGCAGCCTCTCTCATTTGCGTGGTTACCCGTGTGGATTGTGGATGCTCATGCACACCCTCACCGTCCTCACACTCCCACTCCcccagaccacacccactctcacAGCATCGGGCATCTCGAGCAAGGAAGCATTACGAACCCTTTCTTCATTCGTATATAACTTCTTGTCCTGTGAACCGTGTAGAAAACACTTTGAGAAAATGTCCTCCGACATTACCTCTAAACTACATCACGATGGAGACGCTATTCTTTGGCTATGGGAGGCACACAATGTTGTCAATCATCGTCTTAGAGGAGCCGTCAGTTCTGACCCTTACTATCCGAAATCTCTCTTCCCTGAGGCAAAGACTTGTCCTTATTGCTACCACCCCATGGGTCATGTGACACTGGATCATGCACAGCCGAATTTTAGCAACACTGGATTCCTGGCTGGAGAAAGTTTGCTGGAGAATAGCAGCGCTACGAATGATGTGGACTTTGTTTGGAATAGAACTGCCGTTCTCTTGTATTTATGGAACTTTTATCACCTCGATCAGCACACCAAGACCATGTTTGATGAAAAGCTGTCCCCTCCACTTATGGTGAAGCCTGCGGACATTGTGAAAGCTGCCTGGCCGAGAAAGATGACCAACACAGCACAGCTGCACCACAAGTACTACGGTAGGCAGCAACTTCTGAGTGAACGTATAGGCTTCACTAGTATAGACAGTGGAATCTGTGTTATGTCGTATATGATGTGTTTTGCTTTCCTCGGCATAGCGGCATATTGGCTGTATAATAGGAAACGCTATAGAAAGAAGTTTTTCTAA
- the LOC135343125 gene encoding circadian locomoter output cycles protein kaput-like, giving the protein MPSRKPKREASSVSSSPVIHEDELKDEAPNSPKRGRKESEQKRRVLMNQYFDELIVLLTLLSQRHVPKKIDKVATLKEAITCLKVYHHLTHLGAPLPLPKESKSVIDRGDALKLVLNSQDSFLIMISDSGRIMFSNSLVTSLLGYTQSRLIGRNWYDYIHDKDKEMFQSFFRSSNGHRLPNSTVTSYPAQICTLHLQLYPGETGGPPQFLPFKCLVYLRKWGAAEALDENPLSPDENAIDLVPLPDEQHYVLLIGKLPTSLLHVDLPVATNDINFEFELRVSKEGRIISIEKHAILIIGFSSSELIGTSFFDYVDPYHLSDVADSISSLTKTGLGVTSPYRLMTKSGRYIWLISKTYTSYNPWINKPDHILFTNRVLGSDQVLPEHRFYRGRKYLPDLEVEQEYVISPSSVHTSSFPEKQLPPNLQQNPLVERLVSSNMLGQDSQDTTFLERVPRKMPVPLLQQQAARLMQAPQTSWMNPPGRQMEPPLPSFVPSNQMMPQGLIDIQKELERKNREIFEMQQRLLEQQKLFEAERNQFYQVSQQVLQCISAGSQPVGTSGSKFLAPTENVKSFSSLPSNISGSVNMPVSSAMDRSVSPVHGSNPSTPQSVPPQNQHGLYTHNQQYVSQSGPPTPATAYSPFSPSSHMYSPGPSPAPSTTNVLQRTSSHSTVLPSTPTSHLGMYDSLAGNNSFYPPQFSPQADNTFSMHSPSSTHNDSNSPARSLAMHNNLVCDSLGLNNRHQLQQQSFVSPVVSQIQTLSNMFGGH; this is encoded by the exons ATGCCTAGTCGAAAGCCCAAACGTGAAGCATCATCCGTCTCTTCCTCACCAGTTATTCATGAAGATGAGCTCAAAGATGAAGCGCCAAATTCTCCGAAACGAGGTCGAAAAGAAAGCGAGCAGAAACGACGTGTTTTGATGAATCAATACTTTGATGAGCTAATTGTGCTCCTAACTCTACTCAGTCAAAGACACGTTCCAAAGAAAATTGACAAAGTGGCCACACTGAAAGAAGCCATCACTTGCCTGAAAGTGTATCACCACCTCACTCATCTCGGAGCACCCTTACCTCTGCCGAAGGAAAGCAAGTCAGTAATTGACAGAGGAGATGCTTTGAAGCTTGTGCTCAACTCCCAAGATTCATTTCTGATAATGATATCTGATTCTGGTCGCATTATGTTCTCAAATTCCCTTGTTACTTCTCTGCTAGGTTACACCCAGAGTCGACTCATTGGACGAAATTGGTACGACTACATTCACGACAAAGACAAGGAAATGTTCCAGTCATTTTTCAGATCTTCGAATGGCCACCGGCTTCCTAATTCTACTGTGACGAGTTACCCTGCTCAAATCTGCACACTCCATCTCCAACTCTATCCTGGTGAGACAGGTGGGCCCCCACAATTCCTGCCATTCAAATGCCTTGTCTACCTTCGCAAGTGGGGAGCGGCCGAAGCTTTAGATGAGAATCCTCTCAGTCCCGATGAGAATGCGATTGATTTGGTTCCTCTTCCAGACGAGCAGCACTATGTACTACTCATTGGAAAACTACCTACCTCTCTCCTTCACGTTGATCTCCCAGTTGCTACAAACGACATCAATTTCGAATTCGAACTCCGAGTGAGTAAAGAGGGGCGAATCATTTCGATCGAGAAGCATGCTATTCTGATTATTGGCTTTAGTTCTTCTGAGCTGATCGGTACCTCTTTTTTTGACTATGTTGATCCCTACCACCTCTCTGACGTGGCTGACAGTATCTCCTCGCTGACCAAGACAGGATTGGGTGTAACTTCACCATATCGTTTAATGACCAAGAGTGGCAGGTATATATGGCTTATCTCCAAGACGTACACTTCCTACAATCCCTGGATTAACAAACCAGACCACATTCTTTTCACCAATCGTGTTCTCGGCTCGGATCAAGTTCTACCTGAGCATCGATTTTACCGCGGTCGAAAATATCTTCCCGATCTCGAAGTTGAACAAGAGTATGTGATTTCGCCTTCAAGTGTGCACACATCTTCGTTCCCTGAGAAGCAATTGCCCCCTAACTTACAACAGAACCCTCTAGTTGAAAGACTCGTGTCTTCAAACATGCTCGGTCAAGATTCACAGGATACAACTTTTCTCGAACGCGTCCCTAGGAAGATGCCCGTACCTCTGCTGCAACAACAGGCAGCCCGTCTCATGCAG GCACCCCAAACGTCGTGGATGAATCCTCCAGGCAGGCAGATGGAACCACCTCTTCCATCTTTTGTTCCGTCCAATCAAATGATGCCGCAAGGCCTCATTGATATACAGAAAGAGCTCGAGAGAAAGAATAGAGAAATATTCGAGATGCAGCAGAGATTGTTGGAACAGCAAAAACTGTTTGAAGCGGAAAGGAATCAATTCTACCAAGTCTCTCAACAAGTCCTGCAGTGTATTTCAGCTGGAAGTCAACCGGTTGGAACTTCAGGGTCAAAGTTTCTAGCCCCAACAGAAAATGTAAAGTCCTTCAGTTCATTGCCCAGTAACATCTCAGGTTCCGTAAATATGCCAGTATCGTCTGCCATGGATCGAAGTGTCAGCCCTGTACATGGATCAAACCCTTCCACCCCACAATCGGTTCCTCCACAGAATCAACACGGACTCTACACTCACAACCAGCAGTATGTCTCCCAATCAGGCCCACCCACACCGGCAACAGCCTACTCCCCCTTTTCACCAAGCTCACACATGTACTCCCCTGGCCCTTCTCCCGCTCCAAGCACAACAAACGTACTGCAACGTACCTCCAGTCACTCTACTGTACTACCCTCCACCCCCACATCCCACCTTGGAATGTATGACTCTTTGGCCGGCAATAACTCATTTTACCCCCCACAGTTTTCTCCGCAAGCTGATAACACTTTCTCTATGCACAGCCCTTCATCCACACACAACGATAGCAACTCCCCTGCACGCTCCCTAGCAATGCACAATAATCTGGTGTGTGACTCCCTCGGACTAAATAACAGGCACCAGCTGCAACAACAGTCTTTTGTATCACCTGTTGTGTCTCAGATTCAAACACTCAGTAATATGTTTGGTGGTCATTGA
- the LOC135343131 gene encoding neutrophil cytosol factor 2-like isoform X1, translating to MSLKDTIEQWSAGIAYAEAGQYDEAVDKWTEMAEPGAKIHFNVASMFLKLGDLENAERNLELSVKKDPHLALSYFQKGCIHLQKSRHSEAMLDFESTMKNLRGNLLIDYKQLGLQYKLYSCEVQYNRAYTLSKMGRAAEAKKELEEAKESAANFSESRHKIILSALENIRTRTPLLPYKLPEKTLLFHPPKNKTEGMKPVNFLGKAKVVSSVVDQDSYVGFVGVQGHKSPSSSPKPPSKASKLPKPEVPPPAPSMKIRPRVSSLSNQNTSFKNSSGIRPPKPDLPPPPFHPDGNVLKENGPPRTSPLKHTKPELNAHRPQSRSPSPKFPQQPSTMTVKVHYSTTRALRLSSTSSYNQLEEAICNKFSVPQGSLTLWSIKKNGDRKEVANEAVYKQVVKNLDDGFRLTLWAYDKHESSPENDAEEVIREMVAIYDYTGQFEDELSFTAGDKIQVTTEINNEWCEGSCNGASGIFPLSFVKAA from the exons ATGTCTCTCAAGGACACGATAGAGCAGTGGAGTGCCGGTATTGCGTATGCTGAGGCTGGTCAATATGATGAGGCTGTGGATAAATGGACTGAAAtggcagaacctggagccaagATTCACTTCAATGTAGCTTCCATGTTTCTAAAGCTGGGTGATTTGGAAAATGCTGAGAGG AATCTGGAGCTCTCAGTCAAGAAGGATCCGCATTTGGCTCTGTCATATTTCCAGAAGGGCTGCATTCATTTGCAGAAATCTAG ACACTCTGAAGCCATGCTTGACTTTGAGTCCACGATGAAGAACCTCCGTGGTAATCTGCTCATTGACTACAAACAGTTGGGGCTCCAATACAAACTGTATTCTTGTGAG gtacagtacaacCGAGCATATACACTGTCCAAAATGGGGCGGGCAGCTGAGGCTAAGAAAGAGCTCGAGGAGGCCAAAGAATCGGCTGCAAACTTCTCTGAGAGCAGGCACAAAATCATCTTGTCAGCTCTCGAGAACATCAGA ACCCGTACACCTTTGCTGCCTTACAAGCTGCCGGAGAAGACACTGCTTTTCCATCCACCAAAGAACAAAACTGAAGGAATGAAACCAGTCAATTTCCTAGGAAAAGCGAAG GTTGTATCATCAGTAGTGGACCAAGACTCATATGTGGGGTTTGTAGGAGTACAAGGTCACAAGTCACCCTCCTCCTCCCCAAAACCTCCCAGCAAGGCCTCCAAATTACCCAAACCTGAGGTGCCCCCACCTGCCCCCAGTATGAAGATACGACCACGTGTTTCAAGTCTCAGCAACCAAAATACCTCCTTCAAGAACTCGTCAGGTATACGCCCCCCTAAGCCCGATCTCCCTCCGCCCCCATTTCATCCTGACGGGAATGTATTGAAAGAAAATGGTCCTCCTAGGACCAGCCCGTTGAAACACACCAAGCCTGAACTGAATGCTCACCGTCCACAGAGCCGATCACCTTCACCCAAA TTTCCCCAGCAACCATCAACGATGACTGTCAAAGTGCACTACTCGACGACTAGGGCCCTTCGTTTGAGCAGCACCAGCTCTTATAACCAGCTGGAAGAAGCCATTTGCAATAAGTTCAGTGTTCCTCAGGGCTCTCTGACTCTTTGGAGTATCAAGAAGAATGGAGACCGCAAAGAAGTGGCAAACGAAGCAGTCTACAAGCAGGTTGTCAAGAATCTGGATGATGGCTTCAGACTGACACTATGGGCTTATGACAAGCATGAG TCATCGCCTGAGAATGATGCTGAGGAGGTGATTAGAGAGATGGTGGCTATTTACGATTACACGGGACAATTTGAGGATGAACTGTCTTTCACAGCCGGGGACAAGATTCAAGTCACCACAGAGA TCAACAATGAGTGGTGTGAAGGATCCTGCAATGGAGCCTCTGGGATATTCCCTCTGTCCTTTGTAAAGGCTGCATAA
- the LOC135343131 gene encoding neutrophil cytosol factor 2-like isoform X2: MSLKDTIEQWSAGIAYAEAGQYDEAVDKWTEMAEPGAKIHFNVASMFLKLGDLENAERNLELSVKKDPHLALSYFQKGCIHLQKSRHSEAMLDFESTMKNLRGNLLIDYKQLGLQYKLYSCEVQYNRAYTLSKMGRAAEAKKELEEAKESAANFSESRHKIILSALENIRTRTPLLPYKLPEKTLLFHPPKNKTEGMKPVNFLGKAKVVSSVVDQDSYVGFVGVQGHKSPSSSPKPPSKASKLPKPEVPPPAPSMKIRPRVSSLSNQNTSFKNSSGIRPPKPDLPPPPFHPDGNVLKENGPPRTSPLKHTKPELNAHRPQSRSPSPKQPSTMTVKVHYSTTRALRLSSTSSYNQLEEAICNKFSVPQGSLTLWSIKKNGDRKEVANEAVYKQVVKNLDDGFRLTLWAYDKHESSPENDAEEVIREMVAIYDYTGQFEDELSFTAGDKIQVTTEINNEWCEGSCNGASGIFPLSFVKAA, encoded by the exons ATGTCTCTCAAGGACACGATAGAGCAGTGGAGTGCCGGTATTGCGTATGCTGAGGCTGGTCAATATGATGAGGCTGTGGATAAATGGACTGAAAtggcagaacctggagccaagATTCACTTCAATGTAGCTTCCATGTTTCTAAAGCTGGGTGATTTGGAAAATGCTGAGAGG AATCTGGAGCTCTCAGTCAAGAAGGATCCGCATTTGGCTCTGTCATATTTCCAGAAGGGCTGCATTCATTTGCAGAAATCTAG ACACTCTGAAGCCATGCTTGACTTTGAGTCCACGATGAAGAACCTCCGTGGTAATCTGCTCATTGACTACAAACAGTTGGGGCTCCAATACAAACTGTATTCTTGTGAG gtacagtacaacCGAGCATATACACTGTCCAAAATGGGGCGGGCAGCTGAGGCTAAGAAAGAGCTCGAGGAGGCCAAAGAATCGGCTGCAAACTTCTCTGAGAGCAGGCACAAAATCATCTTGTCAGCTCTCGAGAACATCAGA ACCCGTACACCTTTGCTGCCTTACAAGCTGCCGGAGAAGACACTGCTTTTCCATCCACCAAAGAACAAAACTGAAGGAATGAAACCAGTCAATTTCCTAGGAAAAGCGAAG GTTGTATCATCAGTAGTGGACCAAGACTCATATGTGGGGTTTGTAGGAGTACAAGGTCACAAGTCACCCTCCTCCTCCCCAAAACCTCCCAGCAAGGCCTCCAAATTACCCAAACCTGAGGTGCCCCCACCTGCCCCCAGTATGAAGATACGACCACGTGTTTCAAGTCTCAGCAACCAAAATACCTCCTTCAAGAACTCGTCAGGTATACGCCCCCCTAAGCCCGATCTCCCTCCGCCCCCATTTCATCCTGACGGGAATGTATTGAAAGAAAATGGTCCTCCTAGGACCAGCCCGTTGAAACACACCAAGCCTGAACTGAATGCTCACCGTCCACAGAGCCGATCACCTTCACCCAAA CAACCATCAACGATGACTGTCAAAGTGCACTACTCGACGACTAGGGCCCTTCGTTTGAGCAGCACCAGCTCTTATAACCAGCTGGAAGAAGCCATTTGCAATAAGTTCAGTGTTCCTCAGGGCTCTCTGACTCTTTGGAGTATCAAGAAGAATGGAGACCGCAAAGAAGTGGCAAACGAAGCAGTCTACAAGCAGGTTGTCAAGAATCTGGATGATGGCTTCAGACTGACACTATGGGCTTATGACAAGCATGAG TCATCGCCTGAGAATGATGCTGAGGAGGTGATTAGAGAGATGGTGGCTATTTACGATTACACGGGACAATTTGAGGATGAACTGTCTTTCACAGCCGGGGACAAGATTCAAGTCACCACAGAGA TCAACAATGAGTGGTGTGAAGGATCCTGCAATGGAGCCTCTGGGATATTCCCTCTGTCCTTTGTAAAGGCTGCATAA
- the LOC135343151 gene encoding MORN repeat-containing protein 5-like — protein METKTEEPVIEVLEHATGSIYTGPLTNGRMEGKCEYVLPTGTKYVGDMKDGMFHGHGTLYFTTGGHFEANWENGRAVTVQTGNGGTYTFDDGLKYAADEWDYCMPVDRRFYSEVCNGLKPAGRTRLIDKEVPAELPLGWYDCGDGLYNPENRVVYTYEKIFLRNADIDEHEWIVRTCRKGINIEEQL, from the exons ATGGAGACTAAAACTGAAGAACCTGTGATAGAAGTACTGGAGCACGCCACAGGGAGTATCTACACTGGACCACTCACCAATGGCAG AATGGAAGGCAAGTGTGAGTATGTATTACCAACAGGGACCAAGTACGTTGGAGACATGAAAGATGGAAT GTTTCACGGTCACGGTACACTGTACTTCACGACTGGGGGCCATTTTGAGGCTAACTGGGAGAATGGTAGAGCAGTCACAGTACAAACTGGCAACGGAGGGACATACACGTTCGACGATGGACTCAAATATGCCGCAGACGAGTGGGATTACTGTATGCCTGTAGATAGAAGATTCTACTCTGAGGTGTGCAATGGACTAAAGCCAGCTGGGAGGACGCGACTTATAGACAAAGAGGTCCCTGCTGAGTTACCTTTAGGATGGTATGACTGTGGAGATGGACTGTACAACCCTGAGAACAGAGTGGTGTATACATACGAGAAGATATTTCTGAGGAATGCAGACATTGATGAACATGAGTGGATTGTGAGAACTTGTAGGAAAGGAATCAATATAGAAGAACAATTGTAG